A genomic window from Cloacibacillus evryensis DSM 19522 includes:
- a CDS encoding alanine/glycine:cation symporter family protein, whose protein sequence is MDQLTALVSKANSFIWGLYCLIPLLCGTGLYFTLRLNFVQIRKFAMAFKYTFGQLTIFGERAGKDGMSSFQALATAIAAQVGTGNLAGAATAIAMGGPGAIFWMWIAAFFGMATIFAEAVLAQVYKEKMPDGGVVGGPAYYISRGLKSNGLAVFFSVAIIMALGFIGNMVQSNSIADAFNNAFGVNRLLIGVIVAAIGGFVFFGGMGRIASITEKIVPIMAAGYLLGGLYILVTHASHIIPAFGMVFEGAFNPAAATGGLIGATMKEAIRYGVARGLFSNEAGMGSTPHAHAVAKVKDPAEQGFVAIMGVFVDTFLVLNMTAFVIFVTGAIDGKTSGIALTQSAFSTGLGSFGLPFVAICMFFFAFSTIVGWYFFGEQNVKFLFGNKGLTPYRIVVMAFVVLGATLKLDLVWELADFFNGIMVFPNLIALIGLSKVVSEALNHFDDQGRLKANTK, encoded by the coding sequence ATGGATCAGTTAACAGCACTGGTGTCAAAGGCCAACAGTTTTATTTGGGGGCTTTATTGTCTCATCCCGCTTCTCTGCGGTACCGGGCTCTACTTTACCCTGCGGCTGAATTTTGTCCAAATACGCAAGTTCGCGATGGCTTTTAAGTACACCTTCGGGCAGCTGACGATTTTTGGTGAGCGCGCGGGCAAGGACGGCATGAGCTCCTTCCAGGCGCTCGCGACGGCGATAGCGGCTCAGGTCGGCACGGGAAACCTCGCCGGCGCGGCGACGGCGATCGCGATGGGCGGCCCCGGCGCCATCTTCTGGATGTGGATCGCGGCCTTTTTCGGAATGGCGACGATCTTCGCGGAAGCGGTGCTCGCCCAGGTCTATAAGGAAAAGATGCCTGACGGCGGCGTCGTCGGCGGACCGGCTTATTACATTTCACGCGGCCTCAAGAGCAACGGCCTTGCGGTATTCTTCTCGGTGGCCATCATCATGGCTCTCGGTTTTATCGGTAATATGGTGCAGTCGAATTCGATCGCCGATGCCTTCAACAATGCTTTCGGCGTGAACCGCCTCCTTATCGGCGTCATCGTCGCGGCGATCGGCGGCTTCGTCTTCTTCGGAGGAATGGGCCGTATCGCCTCTATCACGGAAAAGATCGTCCCGATCATGGCGGCCGGTTATCTCCTCGGCGGCCTGTACATCCTTGTGACCCATGCCTCGCACATCATCCCGGCCTTCGGCATGGTCTTTGAGGGCGCCTTTAATCCCGCTGCGGCGACAGGCGGCCTTATCGGCGCAACGATGAAGGAAGCGATCCGCTACGGCGTCGCGCGCGGCCTCTTCTCAAATGAGGCCGGCATGGGCTCCACTCCGCACGCCCACGCCGTCGCCAAGGTGAAGGACCCTGCCGAGCAGGGCTTCGTCGCCATCATGGGAGTCTTCGTCGACACCTTCCTCGTCCTTAACATGACGGCTTTCGTAATCTTTGTCACGGGCGCCATCGACGGCAAGACGAGCGGCATCGCGCTTACGCAGAGCGCCTTCTCGACGGGGCTCGGCTCCTTCGGCCTCCCGTTCGTCGCGATATGCATGTTCTTCTTCGCCTTCTCGACGATCGTCGGCTGGTACTTCTTCGGCGAGCAGAACGTCAAGTTCCTCTTCGGCAACAAGGGACTTACTCCATACCGCATAGTGGTCATGGCCTTCGTCGTGCTCGGAGCCACGCTTAAGCTTGACCTCGTCTGGGAGCTTGCCGACTTCTTCAACGGCATCATGGTCTTCCCGAACCTTATCGCCCTTATCGGCCTGAGCAAGGTCGTGAGCGAGGCTCTCAACCATTTCGACGACCAGGGACGCCTTAAGGCGAACACGAAATAA
- a CDS encoding VOC family protein produces the protein MKFTFNHFNFNVLDLERSLAFYEKALGLKEAHRKESENFTLVYLGDGVTSFELELTYLFDRKEPYGLGEAEFHLAMHVSDFEAAHKLHEEMGCICYENSDMGIYFIEDPDGYWIEIIPGR, from the coding sequence ATGAAATTCACATTCAATCACTTTAACTTTAACGTTCTCGACCTTGAACGGAGCCTGGCCTTCTATGAAAAGGCGCTCGGCCTTAAGGAGGCGCACCGCAAGGAGAGCGAGAACTTCACGCTCGTTTACCTTGGCGACGGAGTCACCTCTTTCGAGTTGGAGCTGACATATCTCTTTGACCGTAAGGAGCCATACGGCCTCGGCGAGGCGGAGTTTCACCTCGCGATGCATGTGTCGGATTTTGAGGCGGCGCATAAACTCCATGAGGAGATGGGCTGCATCTGCTACGAAAACAGCGATATGGGGATCTATTTTATCGAAGATCCCGACGGATACTGGATAGAGATAATACCTGGGAGGTAG
- a CDS encoding NCS2 family permease, giving the protein MNAWFEKQFKLSEHGTDVRTEILAGITTFMTMAYIIFVNPGILSTTGMPFGSLLVATCLGASLATFLMAFLANYPFALAPGMGLNAFFAFTVVLGMKIPWQVALAAIFIEGVIFILLTCTKVREEVVNSIPKTLKIGVSAGIGIFITFIGLQSAGLVVANPAVLVGLSPLRSNAGGLLALAGLLLMVTLETRRVTGGILIGIVAVTLAGIPLGITKMPAGIVSMPPSLSPIFMKMDFSMIAQPTFWVIVLTFFFVDFFDTVGTLVGVASRADMLDKDGRLPKASQALMSDAIGTTAGAVLGTSTVTTFVESASGVEQGGRTGLTALTVGILFLLATFFSPLISIVPACATAPALIMVGGYMMMGFKDMDFSDWTEFFPAIIAFFMMPFAYSIAAGIEFGIVSYVALKLLMGRGKEVNWLLYVLAVLFILNRALL; this is encoded by the coding sequence ATGAACGCTTGGTTTGAGAAACAATTTAAGCTCTCCGAGCACGGAACGGACGTACGTACAGAGATTCTCGCGGGTATCACGACATTTATGACTATGGCTTATATCATTTTTGTAAACCCCGGGATACTCTCCACGACCGGCATGCCTTTCGGATCGCTGCTGGTGGCGACCTGTCTGGGCGCTTCGCTGGCGACTTTCCTGATGGCGTTCCTCGCCAACTATCCTTTCGCTCTGGCTCCCGGCATGGGGCTTAACGCCTTTTTTGCCTTCACCGTCGTGCTGGGGATGAAGATCCCCTGGCAGGTGGCTCTCGCGGCGATCTTTATCGAAGGCGTCATCTTTATCCTGCTGACCTGCACGAAGGTGCGCGAAGAGGTCGTCAACTCGATCCCGAAGACGCTGAAGATCGGCGTATCCGCCGGCATCGGCATCTTCATCACCTTTATCGGCCTCCAGAGCGCGGGGCTGGTCGTTGCCAATCCCGCGGTCCTCGTCGGCCTTTCGCCGCTCCGCAGCAACGCCGGCGGCCTGCTGGCCCTCGCGGGGCTGTTGCTCATGGTCACGCTTGAGACCCGCCGGGTGACGGGCGGCATCCTCATCGGCATAGTCGCCGTGACGCTCGCCGGCATTCCCCTCGGCATCACGAAGATGCCTGCTGGCATCGTATCGATGCCGCCGTCGCTCTCGCCGATATTCATGAAGATGGATTTCTCGATGATCGCGCAGCCCACCTTCTGGGTCATCGTCCTGACCTTCTTTTTTGTTGATTTCTTTGACACGGTCGGCACCCTCGTCGGCGTCGCCAGCCGCGCCGATATGCTTGACAAGGACGGTCGCCTGCCGAAGGCGAGCCAGGCGCTGATGTCGGACGCGATCGGCACGACGGCGGGCGCGGTGCTGGGCACCTCGACGGTCACGACCTTCGTGGAGAGCGCCAGCGGCGTCGAGCAGGGCGGCCGCACCGGCCTGACGGCGCTCACCGTCGGCATATTGTTCCTGCTTGCGACCTTCTTCAGCCCGCTGATCTCGATCGTCCCCGCTTGCGCCACCGCGCCGGCGCTGATAATGGTGGGCGGCTACATGATGATGGGCTTCAAGGATATGGATTTCAGCGACTGGACCGAATTCTTCCCGGCGATCATCGCCTTCTTCATGATGCCCTTTGCCTACAGCATCGCGGCTGGCATCGAGTTTGGCATCGTCTCCTATGTCGCGCTGAAGCTGCTCATGGGGCGCGGCAAAGAGGTCAACTGGCTGCTCTACGTGCTCGCGGTGCTTTTTATCCTCAACAGGGCGCTGCTGTAG
- a CDS encoding MarR family winged helix-turn-helix transcriptional regulator, with product MKEENLRTILEVSDLMRRYDQVYSYWAESRGFSTNAMSLMEELHLRPEGMEPSVIADYLGVPRQTMTSTLDSLEKRGIIERLAHPTDRRRKVIKFTAFGRETADVLVNELYGWMMEALAPVPPRKLARTLAEVRSFCSRLEETVSSNTEENGSSDG from the coding sequence ATGAAGGAAGAAAATCTTAGGACTATACTTGAAGTCTCCGACCTGATGCGGCGCTATGATCAGGTTTATTCATATTGGGCCGAGAGCCGCGGTTTTTCCACGAACGCGATGTCTCTGATGGAGGAGCTTCACCTCCGCCCCGAAGGCATGGAGCCCTCTGTCATCGCCGACTATCTCGGCGTGCCGCGGCAGACGATGACCTCGACGCTTGACAGCCTTGAGAAACGGGGCATAATAGAACGCTTGGCGCACCCGACCGACCGCCGCCGCAAGGTCATCAAGTTTACCGCGTTCGGCCGGGAGACGGCCGACGTGCTGGTGAATGAGCTCTACGGCTGGATGATGGAGGCCCTGGCGCCGGTCCCGCCGCGAAAGCTGGCACGGACGCTGGCCGAAGTCAGGAGTTTCTGTTCGCGGCTGGAGGAGACTGTTAGCAGTAATACGGAAGAAAATGGATCGTCCGACGGTTAA
- a CDS encoding MATE family efflux transporter — protein MFHTRNYRELTKLFFMFVLPALSSQLLSGIYTIVDGYFVGWGVGQDGLAAIGLAFPFSVIVTAIGAGIGVGGGALIAISMGRRREALAQRILGAMVFLMVAASALSSLLLTPLAEYLLTFYDVSPEIAGMARLYAWILIISSPAQVVTMAMLGAVRNDGFPRKAMFIMIAAFGTNIVLDWLWVIVFPFGIAGAAWATAASQTVSAVLLSAHFLLGMSKVRLRARLVRPWRPLVRRIFVMGASPFGVQIATAVTMILYNWQSLAYGGDIGVAAYAVVGYIVPVGVMLEEGIAEGIQPLISYYHGASLGARRRLTARLGFTTAVSVGAACSLLVFFSNRLVPAFFSMHGEAAEVAARGLLLSVPVFPFLGLAKVGASYYQAVGRSDMASMLTYGDPFILQPLFLWTLPLLFSLDGVWLAMFFTNMTLAMIFVIMWRRGNARRIPLSGGSIMGSR, from the coding sequence ATGTTCCATACTAGAAATTACAGAGAGCTGACGAAGCTCTTTTTTATGTTTGTGCTGCCGGCGCTGAGTTCGCAGCTCTTGAGCGGCATATACACGATCGTGGACGGATACTTCGTCGGCTGGGGGGTGGGGCAGGACGGCCTCGCGGCGATCGGGCTCGCGTTTCCCTTCTCAGTCATTGTGACGGCGATCGGCGCCGGTATCGGCGTCGGCGGCGGGGCCCTCATCGCCATCAGCATGGGACGCCGGAGGGAGGCGCTTGCGCAGCGCATACTTGGCGCGATGGTCTTTCTGATGGTCGCGGCCTCGGCGCTGTCGAGCCTTCTGCTGACGCCGCTGGCGGAATATCTGCTGACCTTTTACGACGTCTCGCCCGAGATCGCCGGGATGGCGCGCCTTTACGCGTGGATACTGATAATATCCTCCCCGGCGCAGGTCGTCACGATGGCGATGCTCGGCGCGGTGCGGAACGACGGTTTTCCGCGCAAAGCGATGTTTATCATGATCGCGGCCTTCGGCACCAATATCGTGCTCGACTGGCTGTGGGTCATTGTCTTTCCCTTCGGGATAGCTGGCGCGGCCTGGGCCACGGCGGCGTCGCAGACGGTATCGGCCGTCCTGCTCTCCGCCCATTTCCTGCTGGGAATGTCGAAGGTCCGGCTGCGCGCGCGTTTGGTGCGCCCCTGGCGTCCTCTTGTCCGCCGGATCTTCGTGATGGGGGCCTCTCCCTTTGGCGTGCAGATCGCGACGGCCGTCACGATGATCCTCTACAATTGGCAGTCTCTTGCCTACGGCGGAGATATTGGCGTCGCCGCTTACGCGGTGGTCGGCTACATCGTCCCTGTGGGAGTGATGCTGGAGGAGGGGATAGCCGAGGGCATCCAGCCTCTGATCAGCTATTACCACGGCGCCAGCCTCGGCGCGCGCCGCCGGCTCACGGCGCGGCTCGGTTTTACCACGGCTGTCTCTGTCGGGGCCGCCTGCTCGCTGCTGGTATTTTTCAGCAACAGGCTCGTGCCGGCCTTTTTCTCGATGCACGGGGAGGCCGCGGAGGTCGCGGCGCGCGGGCTGCTGCTTTCCGTGCCCGTTTTTCCCTTTCTTGGGCTCGCGAAGGTGGGGGCGTCATATTATCAGGCGGTCGGCCGGAGCGACATGGCCTCCATGCTGACCTACGGCGACCCGTTTATCTTGCAGCCGCTCTTTCTCTGGACGCTGCCGCTCCTCTTTTCGCTTGACGGCGTCTGGCTGGCGATGTTCTTCACGAATATGACGCTCGCCATGATTTTCGTTATAATGTGGAGACGGGGGAACGCGAGGCGGATTCCGCTTTCCGGCGGCAGTATCATGGGGAGCCGCTGA
- a CDS encoding MATE family efflux transporter yields MKLFVAPSKNSAEHHARMTEAPVGPLIISLAIPTIISMLVTTLYNTADTYFVSQLGTSASGAVGVVFSLMAIFQAIGFTLGMGSGSMIARVLGAGDSKTASVYGSTSFFGAIIMGVLLCAGGLIFIDGLMRLLGSTPTILPYARSYASWILLGAPVMCASFVMNNILRSEGHAAFAMCGLVTGGLLNIALDPIFIFTFGLGISGAALATLLSQCVSFSIMISFCLRGKSLVRLHLKNLSHRPRIYFDILRLGCPSLSRQGLASISTAALNVSAAAYGDPAVAAMSIVGRIFIFILSVMIGLGQGFSPVVGYNYGSRRYGRVRKAFWFTVKAGMVLMAFMTLAGWIFAPEIIALFRREDAVVIAIGTRAMRFQCSVLLLQPLFVTTNMMLQASGFAWRATFLACTRQGIYFIPLIILLPGIFGLTGVEMTQTVSDIFSFTTSLPFLYYFIRMLKEKERFQ; encoded by the coding sequence ATGAAGCTGTTCGTCGCGCCAAGCAAAAATTCAGCGGAGCATCATGCGCGCATGACGGAGGCTCCGGTCGGGCCGCTCATTATTTCGCTCGCCATTCCGACGATAATCAGCATGTTGGTCACGACGCTTTACAACACCGCAGACACATATTTTGTCTCCCAGCTCGGCACCAGCGCGAGCGGCGCGGTCGGAGTCGTCTTTTCGCTGATGGCGATCTTCCAGGCGATCGGCTTCACCCTCGGCATGGGTTCCGGCAGCATGATCGCGCGCGTGCTCGGCGCGGGAGACAGTAAAACGGCGAGCGTCTACGGCTCGACCTCTTTTTTCGGCGCGATCATTATGGGGGTGCTCCTCTGCGCGGGCGGGCTGATCTTTATCGACGGCCTGATGCGGCTGCTCGGTTCTACTCCGACGATACTGCCCTACGCGCGAAGCTACGCAAGCTGGATACTGCTCGGCGCGCCGGTGATGTGCGCCTCTTTCGTAATGAACAATATCCTTCGTTCGGAGGGTCACGCCGCCTTCGCGATGTGCGGCCTTGTGACCGGAGGGCTGCTGAATATCGCGCTGGACCCCATTTTTATTTTCACCTTCGGACTGGGTATCTCGGGAGCGGCGCTTGCGACGCTGCTCAGCCAGTGCGTCAGCTTCTCGATCATGATCTCCTTCTGCCTGCGCGGCAAGAGCCTGGTGAGGCTCCATTTGAAGAATCTCTCGCACAGGCCGCGGATCTATTTTGACATCCTCCGGCTCGGCTGTCCGTCGCTTTCACGCCAAGGGCTGGCCAGTATCTCCACAGCCGCGCTGAACGTGAGCGCCGCCGCCTACGGAGACCCCGCCGTCGCCGCGATGTCCATCGTCGGCAGGATATTCATTTTCATCCTCTCGGTGATGATCGGCCTCGGCCAGGGATTTTCGCCCGTCGTGGGCTATAATTACGGCTCCCGGCGCTACGGGCGCGTGCGCAAAGCTTTCTGGTTCACCGTCAAGGCCGGCATGGTGCTGATGGCTTTCATGACGCTCGCGGGATGGATATTCGCGCCGGAGATAATCGCCCTTTTCCGCAGGGAGGATGCCGTCGTCATCGCGATCGGCACGCGCGCGATGCGTTTTCAGTGTTCCGTGCTGCTCCTGCAGCCGCTATTCGTCACGACGAACATGATGCTCCAGGCCTCCGGCTTCGCATGGCGCGCGACGTTCCTCGCCTGCACGCGGCAGGGCATCTATTTCATCCCGCTCATCATATTGCTGCCGGGGATCTTCGGACTTACCGGCGTGGAAATGACGCAGACCGTCTCCGATATTTTCAGCTTCACGACGAGCCTGCCCTTCCTCTATTATTTCATTAGGATGTTAAAAGAAAAAGAAAGGTTTCAATAA
- a CDS encoding MATE family efflux transporter encodes MKIKKLFSGIFTSGAQTLTEGSIPLLLTRFAIPYMAANLLQALYGAADMIIVGQFTDAAGLSAVSIGSQFIFMINSIVIGLSMGGTIMIGRFFGAGEEHEIEDTIGTMLSLFVVLSVVITALLLALTDPIVDLLGTPAEAVEQTRGYIFINAAGIATMFAYNALAAIFRGFGDSTSPLIFVGIACVANVIGDLVLVGLFGWGAPGAAFATICAQGLSAFLAVIYARRANYRFDFRLRSLRIKWHKLAHLLRIGLPMAVQFSLTGISFIFIMATVSKMGGVAASAAIGITSKLNGFTMLPPMSFSAAIAAMVAQNMGAGKPKRARSTMYSGLSISLGFGAATFIGLFFFPQSVIRIFTPDRELIEATALYLKSFSADCILVCFVFCLNGFFNGCGKTAFTMANNIFSAFAVRVPATWILSGIEGASLFSVGLAAPLASLQTIVFSLWYLKSGRWKRGR; translated from the coding sequence ATGAAAATCAAAAAACTATTTTCCGGAATATTCACCTCCGGCGCGCAGACGCTGACCGAGGGCAGCATCCCTTTGCTGCTGACGCGCTTCGCGATCCCGTATATGGCGGCGAACCTGCTGCAGGCGCTCTACGGCGCGGCCGACATGATAATCGTCGGACAGTTCACCGACGCCGCGGGACTCTCCGCGGTCTCGATCGGCAGCCAGTTCATCTTCATGATAAACAGCATCGTCATCGGCCTCTCCATGGGAGGCACGATAATGATTGGACGCTTTTTCGGCGCGGGAGAGGAGCATGAGATCGAGGATACCATCGGCACGATGCTCTCGCTCTTCGTCGTCCTCAGCGTCGTCATCACGGCGCTGCTGCTCGCGCTGACCGACCCGATAGTTGATCTGCTCGGGACGCCGGCCGAGGCTGTCGAACAGACGAGAGGCTATATCTTCATCAACGCCGCGGGGATCGCTACGATGTTCGCCTACAACGCCCTCGCCGCCATTTTTCGCGGCTTCGGGGATTCCACTTCGCCGCTTATCTTTGTCGGCATCGCCTGTGTCGCTAATGTCATCGGCGATCTCGTGCTCGTCGGCCTGTTCGGCTGGGGGGCCCCCGGGGCCGCTTTCGCCACCATATGCGCGCAGGGGCTGTCGGCGTTCCTCGCCGTCATCTACGCGCGCCGCGCAAATTACCGTTTCGATTTTCGGCTCAGGAGCCTGAGGATAAAGTGGCATAAGCTGGCGCACCTGCTTCGTATCGGACTGCCGATGGCGGTCCAGTTTTCACTGACCGGCATCTCCTTCATCTTCATCATGGCTACGGTCAGCAAGATGGGCGGCGTCGCGGCCTCCGCGGCGATCGGCATCACAAGCAAGCTCAACGGCTTCACCATGCTGCCGCCGATGTCCTTTTCGGCGGCGATCGCCGCGATGGTCGCGCAGAATATGGGGGCCGGAAAGCCAAAACGCGCGCGCTCGACGATGTATTCCGGCCTTTCGATATCGCTCGGTTTCGGCGCGGCCACCTTTATCGGGCTCTTTTTCTTTCCGCAGAGCGTGATCAGGATATTCACTCCGGACCGGGAGCTGATAGAGGCGACGGCGCTCTATCTCAAATCGTTCAGCGCCGACTGCATCCTCGTCTGCTTCGTCTTCTGCCTCAACGGCTTCTTCAACGGCTGCGGCAAAACGGCCTTTACGATGGCGAACAACATATTCTCCGCATTCGCCGTGCGAGTCCCCGCCACCTGGATACTGAGCGGCATCGAGGGAGCGAGCCTCTTCTCCGTCGGACTCGCGGCGCCGCTCGCCTCGCTGCAGACGATCGTTTTCAGCCTCTGGTATTTGAAAAGCGGCCGCTGGAAAAGAGGCAGGTAG
- a CDS encoding PTS transporter subunit IIC translates to MASEKGSFAAFLERKNVKFSFSRYFVEALGAMGIGLFASLITGLILKTIGSKCGIPILVEFGTLAGQMVGPAIAVAIAQALKAPQMVVFSCAAVGFAGNTWGGPVGAFVAAIIGTECGKMISKETVIDIIATPAVTIITGMAAAKLIGPPVSAMMTALGVLIMRATELQPGPMGAAVSTIMGMILTLPISSAAIAVALNLSGLAAGAAAVGCSTQMVGFAVMSFRENGLSGLLSQGLGTSMLQMPNIVRHPMIWAPPTLASFILGPISTLVFGMTNVPSGAGMGTSGLVGQFGAIDAMGSSPAVLMQIGLMHFLLPAVTTLLIAEVMRRTGLIKEGDMKLDL, encoded by the coding sequence TTGGCATCGGAAAAAGGTTCCTTCGCGGCATTTCTTGAACGCAAAAATGTGAAATTTTCCTTCTCGCGTTACTTTGTTGAGGCTCTCGGCGCAATGGGCATCGGCCTCTTCGCCTCTCTTATCACTGGTCTCATATTGAAGACGATCGGCTCAAAATGCGGAATCCCGATATTGGTGGAATTTGGCACGCTTGCCGGACAGATGGTGGGGCCGGCGATCGCCGTAGCCATCGCCCAGGCGCTCAAAGCGCCGCAGATGGTAGTGTTCTCCTGCGCCGCCGTTGGTTTCGCCGGCAACACCTGGGGCGGCCCGGTGGGGGCGTTCGTAGCGGCGATCATTGGAACCGAGTGCGGCAAGATGATCTCGAAGGAGACAGTGATCGACATAATCGCCACGCCCGCCGTTACGATAATCACCGGTATGGCGGCGGCCAAGCTGATCGGCCCCCCCGTCAGCGCGATGATGACGGCGCTCGGCGTGCTGATCATGCGCGCGACCGAGCTTCAGCCCGGCCCGATGGGCGCCGCCGTATCCACGATCATGGGCATGATCCTGACGCTGCCGATATCGAGCGCGGCGATCGCCGTCGCGCTGAACCTCTCCGGGCTCGCGGCGGGAGCGGCCGCTGTCGGTTGTTCGACGCAGATGGTCGGTTTCGCGGTGATGTCGTTTCGTGAAAACGGCCTCTCCGGCCTCCTTTCGCAGGGGCTCGGCACCTCGATGCTGCAGATGCCGAACATCGTGCGCCATCCGATGATCTGGGCGCCGCCGACCCTCGCAAGTTTCATCCTCGGTCCCATATCGACGCTCGTCTTCGGCATGACCAACGTGCCCTCCGGCGCGGGGATGGGAACGAGCGGCCTCGTCGGACAGTTCGGCGCGATCGACGCCATGGGGAGCTCCCCCGCGGTCCTGATGCAGATAGGCCTCATGCACTTCCTGCTGCCGGCGGTGACGACGCTTCTCATCGCCGAGGTGATGCGCCGGACCGGGCTGATAAAAGAGGGAGACATGAAGCTCGACCTTTAA
- a CDS encoding dihydrodipicolinate synthase family protein yields the protein MLTLGEKIRGVFAPVPTPFKDDGALDGNGWEKNITLWSASPLDGIVIAGSNGEIPFLSLEEREFLTRTAKEGSAGRLHIMAGAHFPSTDETIKAAGRLAAAGADSILLLPPHYYKGKDEALVKYFTDVADESPVPLFLYNMPANTGVDINIEVICAAARHPNIRGIKDTSGDMTKLGYTVLRTPDGFSTFGGTGNWFLAALSMGACGGTMAVSILFPRSCQMLYEAFNDGRISEAAALQKRLLPVSDAITRRFGIPGLKRALEAYGMTGGSCRKPLLPISEADAGELLKVIRDSGLDEYETWRNNR from the coding sequence ATGCTTACCTTGGGAGAAAAGATTCGCGGAGTATTCGCGCCCGTACCGACCCCCTTCAAAGACGACGGCGCTCTGGACGGGAACGGATGGGAGAAGAACATCACGCTGTGGAGCGCTTCGCCGCTCGACGGCATCGTCATCGCCGGCTCAAACGGCGAGATACCATTTCTTTCTCTCGAAGAGAGAGAGTTTCTGACAAGAACGGCAAAAGAGGGTTCCGCGGGGCGGCTGCACATAATGGCCGGCGCGCACTTTCCTTCGACGGATGAGACGATAAAGGCCGCCGGGAGGCTCGCCGCCGCGGGGGCCGACAGCATCCTGCTGCTTCCGCCGCATTACTACAAGGGAAAAGACGAGGCATTGGTGAAATACTTTACCGATGTCGCGGATGAATCTCCGGTACCGCTCTTCCTATACAACATGCCGGCCAACACCGGCGTCGACATCAACATTGAGGTGATATGCGCCGCCGCGCGCCACCCGAATATACGCGGAATAAAAGACACTTCCGGGGATATGACCAAACTAGGCTACACCGTGCTCCGTACTCCCGACGGTTTCTCGACTTTCGGCGGTACGGGAAACTGGTTCCTGGCGGCGCTCTCAATGGGAGCTTGCGGCGGCACGATGGCCGTCTCGATCCTATTCCCGCGCTCCTGTCAAATGCTTTACGAGGCTTTCAATGACGGGAGGATCTCTGAAGCCGCCGCGCTTCAAAAGAGACTGCTGCCCGTCAGCGACGCCATCACGCGCCGCTTCGGCATCCCCGGCCTGAAACGCGCGCTGGAGGCTTACGGAATGACGGGAGGCTCATGCCGCAAGCCGCTGCTGCCGATATCCGAGGCCGACGCCGGCGAACTGCTCAAGGTAATAAGAGACTCCGGCCTCGACGAATATGAGACCTGGCGAAATAACCGCTAA